The sequence TGGCATCGCCAATGTAGGCCAGGTGGTTGGCCTTGGATCCCTTACCCAGGGTCGCCTTCTTCATCTCGACGAAGTTGCCGATGTGGCTGTCGTGGACCAGTTCGGCGCCGGGACGCAGACGGGCAAAAGGACCCGCGGTGCAGATCTCACCAACGCTGGCCTCTTCAACCAGAGTGTAAGGCTTGAGGACCGAGCCGTCGCCGATGCGGCAGTCCTTGAGGACGCAACCGGCACCAATGGTGACGTTGTTGCCAATCTCCACCTTACCCTGGATCACCACATTGACGTCGATAAACACATCCTGACCCACGGTCAGCTCACCACGAACATCGAAGCGGGCCGGATCGGCCAGGGTGGCACCGGCAAGCATCGCCTGCTCGGCGGCGCGGGCCTGGAAGGCGCGCTCCAGGGTGGCCAGTTGAACCCGGTTGTTGGCCCCTTCCACCTCGATGGCGGTCTCAGGCTGGGCGGTCTCCACGCCACCTTCGGCGGCGGCCATGGCGATGACATCGGTGAGGTAGTACTCGCCCTGGGCATTGTCATTGGACAGGTTGGCCAGCCAGCGCTTGAGGGCACCGCCCGGGGCCACCAGGATGCCGGTGTTGACCTCATCGATGGCCAGCTGCTCCGGGGAAGCATCCTTGTGCTCGACGATGGCGCTGACCTTGCTGTTATCACGAACGATGCGGCCATAACCACTGGGGTCATCCAGATTGACGGTCAGCAGACCGATGCCATTGTCAGGCTGCACCGCCAGCAGTCGCTCCAGGGTCTCGGTGCGAATCAACGGCACATCACCGTAGAGCACCAGCACCTTGCTGTCGTCACTCCAGTCGCCGGACGCCTGATCCACCGCATGACCCGTGCCCAGCTGATCTGCCTGCAGCACCCAGTTCACCGGGTTATGGGACAGAGCCGATTGCAGCTGCTCACCACCATGGCCATACACCAGGTGCGTGGCTACGGGAGAGAGGGCCGCCGCCGCATCGATAACATGCTGCACCATGGGCTTGCCGGCGATGCCGTGCAGCACCTTAGGCAGAGAGGAGCGCATGCGGGTTCCCTTGCCCGCCGCAAGGATGACGATTTCCAGAGTCATGGGGTTCCGTTCAATATTGGTCGCTAAGGCGCAAAAGTATACCCACTCATGAAGGGAAAATCAGCTCCGCTGCGCCTCCAGGGCCTGGATAAAGGACTGCAGCAGGGGGTGACCGGCCGCAGAATCAAACACCACGCAGAGATCCGCTGCCAGTGACTCCCGAAGCGGAAGAAAACAAACCCGGTGCCAATGCTGGCGGCGAAAACACTCGGGCACCACCGCCACCGCCTGGCCGGCCCCCACGAAGGCCATCATGGTCTGGGGCTCCCGCACTTTGAAACGCAGCGGCAGGCTGATCCCCGTTAACCGGCATTGCTCCATCAGGCTGGCGGTGGTGCCCGAGTGCTCAGGATCAAACCCCACTAGGGGTTGCCGGTCCAACTGCCTCAGCGACACCTCGGACTCACCGGCCAGGGGGTGGTCCTGCCACAGGGCCGCCCACAACGGCTCCTCCAGCACAGGCTTCACCTGCAGCGGGCTCATGGCCACACGGTCACCGATGCGGCACAGCCCAAGATCAATCTTTCTGTCCATCAACGCCTGACGCTGCTCCGAAGGCGCCAGCTCCAGGAACTGGATGGACAGCTCAGGACACTGCTGACGCAATCGCTCAATGGCGTCGAACAGCCCATCCCACAGGGCGGAGCTGATGATGCCTATGCTGAGGCTGTGCCCGCGGGCACGCTCAGCCTGGCGCACCTCGTTGAGAGAGCGCTCCATGGCCGTCAGCAACTGGCCGCACTCCTGCTGCAGCAGCCGCCCGGTCTCGGTCAGCGTCACCCGTTTCTGCTCCCGGCTGAGCAACGTGGTGCCGAGGATCTGCTCCAGTTCCCGAATCTGGGTGCTCAGGGCCGACTTGGAGATGCACAGCTCCTCGGCGGCCCGGCCGAAATGCAGGTGACGGGCCACCCCATCAAAGTAACGCAGCATCTTCAGGCTGATGCGGCCGGTATCGGTCAGCAGGGTCATCGACGGCTCAAGTGTTAATGGTTTTTGGCCATTATCGTTCTGTTTTCCAAAACATACGACCCAAAGATGTCGATATCCCCGGCAGGCTCCCTTCCCTATAGTGAATCCACACCAACCCAGAGGAGTCCCGCCATGTCCCCGGATGCACCCCAGCTGTCCAAAGCCACCATTCTCCAACGCAAACCCGGCTTCCGTCCCCGTTGCGCCCTGATTCTCGGCTCCGGCCTGGGGGTGCTGGCGGACCAGATTGATGACCCAGTGGTCATCCCCTACCAGGATCTCGCCGACTTCCCCGTCAGCGGCGTCGAAGGCCACAGCGGTGAGCTGGTGCTGGGTACCCTGGAGGGGGTGGAGGTGATCTGCATGAAGGGCAGGGGGCACTTCTACGAAGGCAAGGGGATGTCGGTGATGACCACCGCGGTGCGCACCTTCAAGCTGCTGGGGTGTGAGATGCTGTTCGTCACCAACGCCGCCGGGTCACTGAGGCCGGAGCGCATCGAGGTCGGCTCCCTGGTGGCCTTCAATGACCACATCAACACCATGCCCGGCACCCCCATGGTGGGCGCCAACGACGACGCCTATGGCAAGCGTTTTTTCAGCCTGGCCAACGCCTATGACAAGGGGCTGCGAAGTGAACTGCATCAGGTGGCCCAGTCCAACGACATTCACCTCAACGAGGGGGTGTTTGTCTCCTATCCCGGTCCCTGCTTCGAAACCGCGGCGGAGATCCGCATGATGCAGGTCATCGGCGGGGATGTGGTGGGCATGTCGGTGGTGCCTGAGGTGATCTCCGCCGCCCATTGTGGGCTGCCGGTGCTGGCGGTGTGCGCCATCACCAACCTGGCCGAGGGTCTGGGGGAGACCCAGCTGTCCCATGAACAGACCCTGCGCTGTGCCAAGCTGGCCCAGGTCGACTTTATCAAGCTGATTCAGGCATTTCTTCGCGCGCATTTCTGAGTCCATGCTATAACAACGGGGGAGCCGCTTTGGCTCCGCCGTTTTCTGACCACCACCGGAACACCCAATGCCGCACCACCCCGTCGTCCGGGCTCACCTTGGCCTGCTGCTCTATGCGGTGCTGATCAGCACCTCCTTCCCCATCGCCGCCTTTATGGGACAGGGGTTTTCGCCCCTGTGGACCACCTGGGGGCGCTTTGCCATCGCCTCGGTGGGGTTCA is a genomic window of Ferrimonas sp. YFM containing:
- the xapA gene encoding xanthosine phosphorylase, with the protein product MSPDAPQLSKATILQRKPGFRPRCALILGSGLGVLADQIDDPVVIPYQDLADFPVSGVEGHSGELVLGTLEGVEVICMKGRGHFYEGKGMSVMTTAVRTFKLLGCEMLFVTNAAGSLRPERIEVGSLVAFNDHINTMPGTPMVGANDDAYGKRFFSLANAYDKGLRSELHQVAQSNDIHLNEGVFVSYPGPCFETAAEIRMMQVIGGDVVGMSVVPEVISAAHCGLPVLAVCAITNLAEGLGETQLSHEQTLRCAKLAQVDFIKLIQAFLRAHF
- a CDS encoding LysR substrate-binding domain-containing protein, with amino-acid sequence MTLLTDTGRISLKMLRYFDGVARHLHFGRAAEELCISKSALSTQIRELEQILGTTLLSREQKRVTLTETGRLLQQECGQLLTAMERSLNEVRQAERARGHSLSIGIISSALWDGLFDAIERLRQQCPELSIQFLELAPSEQRQALMDRKIDLGLCRIGDRVAMSPLQVKPVLEEPLWAALWQDHPLAGESEVSLRQLDRQPLVGFDPEHSGTTASLMEQCRLTGISLPLRFKVREPQTMMAFVGAGQAVAVVPECFRRQHWHRVCFLPLRESLAADLCVVFDSAAGHPLLQSFIQALEAQRS
- the glmU gene encoding bifunctional UDP-N-acetylglucosamine diphosphorylase/glucosamine-1-phosphate N-acetyltransferase GlmU, giving the protein MTLEIVILAAGKGTRMRSSLPKVLHGIAGKPMVQHVIDAAAALSPVATHLVYGHGGEQLQSALSHNPVNWVLQADQLGTGHAVDQASGDWSDDSKVLVLYGDVPLIRTETLERLLAVQPDNGIGLLTVNLDDPSGYGRIVRDNSKVSAIVEHKDASPEQLAIDEVNTGILVAPGGALKRWLANLSNDNAQGEYYLTDVIAMAAAEGGVETAQPETAIEVEGANNRVQLATLERAFQARAAEQAMLAGATLADPARFDVRGELTVGQDVFIDVNVVIQGKVEIGNNVTIGAGCVLKDCRIGDGSVLKPYTLVEEASVGEICTAGPFARLRPGAELVHDSHIGNFVEMKKATLGKGSKANHLAYIGDAKVGEKVNIGAGTITCNYDGANKHLTVIEDNAFIGSDSQLVAPVTVGKGATVAAGSTVTKDVGEGELVLTRTKQRHISDWQRPVKKPK